The following is a genomic window from Saccopteryx bilineata isolate mSacBil1 chromosome 4, mSacBil1_pri_phased_curated, whole genome shotgun sequence.
AACTTTCCTCTGAATTCTCCCACAGGGAAGGGACCTTCCAGTGGTTAAAGTGCTTGAAAGCAGCGCTGCTGGCTGCGGATACGGCAGGGGGCAGTGACCAAGTAGGCACTCCTAGAAATGACCTGGTAATTGACATCCCTAGCAGAAGTAAAAGAGCTCAGAACTGTTTCTCCAGGGTCCTGTTGGTCAGTAAAAGCTGTGCCTCCAGAGTCTGGCAATGAACAAAGAGGAAGACACCCCAAAAGAGAGAGCTCTTCCTACTTCCAGGACCTTCCCATAGAACCCTTTCAGAGGTTGCCTGGATGGATCAGGTTTGGGACATTTCCTCAGTGGTGCTGACCTAGGGAACCACCCCgaccccacccacccatccatagCCATGCTCCCTGGGATCCAGAAACCCTGATCTGTTTGTAATAGCCTTAAGAAGGCTTTTCGTGGGTCCTGTTCGGGCCTAAACATACAAGTTAACATCTGATGCCAACTGAGCTATGAGGTGCCTGTGCCCTTGAAGCTCGCCCTGCAGATTAATTAGAGCTGATTCCGCTGTGCTTCCACACAGGCCAACCCCTCGGGCCACATGAGACTGCCAATCCCTATTTGGATTAGTGGAGATTTGGGTTTAAATTCACAAATCTTGACAGATCAGTCCTTCTGATCTTTATTCCATGTTATTGTCACACCAGATGTCTACCTGGGATAACTCCAGGGGTCTCcagtcttaatttcttttaaaacattctcatgtcaATTGgtgtatttaatttttcattttgctaAATGTTTCCTTTGCAGCCTGGATGTGGCTGTACTCTAGGTATATAAACCAAGTATTTTTTTCAGCGTGAACTGTACTGATTAAAATTTAAGTTGGATTTGAGAAACTAGTAGCTGCTTGGAAAGGTGTGTTTCACAGTTGACCTCTGGACATTGCAAAGCAGTTCTGAGTTTACAGgtccattattttctttttaagagcctTGTAGGGTGGGGATGCCCTCATTTAAAGATGAGTGAGGAAAGCAAGGTCAAGGGTCATGCTCAGCATCACACAGTCAGGTCAAATCCAGACTTGGTAACTTGAGCTCCTCGGATCTTTCTATATGTTACACTTCCTACTCCCTGAAGATAGGATTATCTGAGGTGCTCTTGGCCAACCATGGAATTCCATTCACCCAAGAGCCACCCTCTAATGGAGCCCTCCTGAGCTCGGGATGGGAGGCCGGATTCTAGCTTTGCAGAAGAACAATGGTAGAAACTGTGATGGTTCTTGGAAATGTACTCTTGACCCTCCTTTCCTCTGGTCCCCATGTTCTAGTGTGGAGACTGCATCAGAGACCAGGGCTCCCCACTCACATACCCCTGGCCCCCATGGCTCCAGTGAGCCCCAGTAAAGATCAACTGGGCTTGGATTCTGGCTTTTCCAGGTGGGAACCCTGTGGGATGCCTGAGTGTATCTCTCTTCTGCCCCCAGCTTGGCTCCCAATCATGAGTGCTGAGCTTAATGTGCCTGTGGACCCCTCTGCCCCCGCCTGCTCTGAGCCTGGTCACAAGGGCATGGATTACCGGGACTGGGTCCGCCGCAGCTACCTGGAATTGGTCACCTCCAACCACCACTCTGTGCAGGCCCTCTCCTGGAGGAAGCTCTACCTGAGCAGGGCCAAACTGAAAGCCTCCAGCCGCACCTCCGCCCTCCTTTCGGGCTTTGCCATGGTGAGTGCAAATACTTGGTGGGAACATAGCCTGCAGAATGGGCTCTGGCTAATTGATATCCTGTGATGCTGCAGGGAGCAAAGCAATCCCTCTGGGCCCCAGTGGCAGCCAGGATGGACCATTAGGAAGTTTCCCCACTTCCCATCTCCTCCAAGGTGACTGCTGGGGGATACAGGGGGTCCCAAGCCTCTGAACCTACAGAAAGCACCATTAGGGACTGGCAAGGAAGTTAGAGTGTAATTAAAATAGCTtcagggggcctgacctgtggtggcacagtggataaagcgtcgacttggaaatgctgaggtcaccagttcgaaaccctgggcttgcctggtcaaggcacatatgggagttgatgcttccagctcctccccccctcctctctctctgtctctcctctctctctctctctatctgtctctccctctcctctctaaaatgaataaataaaaaattaaaaaattaaaaaaaaaaaatagcttcaggggcctgacctgtggtggcacagtggataaagcgtcaacctggaaacactgaggttgctggttcaaaaccctggcttgcctggtaaaggcacatatgggagttgatgcttcctgctcctctcccttctctctctctctgtctttctctctctcctccccctaaaatgaataaataaataaataaaaattatattaaaaaaatagcttcAGGGTATAGGATTTCCTGGAGAAAAGTACCCACATCTGCCCATGTCAGCCATCACCCAAGAGTTTGGAAATCTCAAGGACTTGAGCAGGAACTGTGGAATTGATTGGGGTTTGCACAGTGTAGCCCAACTGGGGTGCAGATGCCCCCAAATGTGGCCTCGTGGGTGACCAAGCAGAGCCTCTGGGCTCACTCTGAGCTGCCCAGCTGTGGCTTTCCCTCTGACTCATTCCCCGGGACAAGAGTCCCTCAGGCAAAGCCCTCAGCCCACATCTCTTTAGGGAATTGTCCCAGGGGCACAGATGTCAGGAGTCAGAACTCCTGGGGCTGCAGCCACCTCCCTATCTCTGTTGTATGCTCAGAGGTCCTACTGGGCCAGAAACAGCTTCTTTATGATGCAGAAACATTGTTCTTCCATAGTCCGGAGCCTCAGTGCTCATCAGAAGTGCAGAAAATGAAAAGCTAGCAGAGTGAGCCACTGTGGCCACTCCCCTGACAAGGGCCTACTGGCCAGCGGTGGGGCCGCCTTTGGAAAAATGACACTACACAGTCAGGACATGACTTCATATAGAGCAGGGTCACCAAATCTGAAAGGAATAATTTGGATTTAGGTCTAGTTTAAAGGAAAGGCTTATTTAGGtcataagttttctttttttaaaaaacataattacaaaggtacatgaCTACATGATGCATAACTTTGGCTCATAGTGATCTTCTTGTGGTTTCCAtcaatttaaaaagacagaattTTCTCAAGCTTAGTTTTAAGGAATGTGTAAAAGTTTAAACATCACTATTAAAATTAGAGCTTTTCTACATCACAGAATTATAGTATTGTGTTACATTTTGCAGGcctgtacttaatttttttaactttgggaAAACTTAACTCTGAGAAATATTGCAGGACAAATTCAGTGAAACAGTTTCCTTTCTGTGTGGAGCACAGAGCTCAGAAATTGCTTTTGTCTACAGCTGCCTTTTAGACCCTGGCCTTCCAAACATTTGGATTTCCAAACCTAGGAAATCCTGTTTTCCAGCCAACAGAATGCTCACCCAAGTTGAAGGCTTTAAAACCATTcattcaaaatttgaaaataagcccttgaataaaattattaaagaaagtgAATTCTGGAGGAGTAGTTTGAGACCTGCTGGCAGCCTTCAGGGGTAGgaagtggtctttgagtgggaacAGTAGCCGCTGAGAGGCAAGGAGCCCTGGATATGGGCCCCAGATGCTGTCCGTCCTTAGCTGGGCAATGGCAGCCGTACTTCCCCGTGGTGATTCATTTCTTCAGCATTTATGGAGTATCTCCTGTATACCATCAAGTGCTTCATTAAGCAACCTGGGAATACAATTTAAAAGCCACATAGTGTCCTTGCCTTCTCTTCTAGAAGGTCCCTCTCTGGGAGGCTGCCTCAGCTTAACACACACTGGAACTTCCTCCATGATAGTGGAAGCTTGGAAGCAAGGGAAGCAGCATGGAGCCGGACAAGGGTGGGGACAGCAGCAGTGCCGCTTGATCAGATTAACTGAGCGCCAGTAAATCAGATAACTATTCAGACTGTAGTGCAGCTGGGAGAAAGAAGTGACCACTACACATGCTCAGGGGAGTGACCAATACATAACCTCAGCTAGCATTTTGGCCATGGAAACCATAGCCAAATAAGGGTAGGGacatggaaaaatgaaaataggcAGATTGCTAGGTGAAGTCCCTCTTTATATTATGCATTCCCTAATTAGAATTGCAAAACTGTTCCTTTGTCCAACAGTAAGCATTTCTGACCAATCTTAAGCTTATTTCTTCATGTTTATCCTTCTCCTAACAGAGAACCAGTGATCAGTGATCTGAGACACCCCCCACACACTAAAAACCTTTacataaaaacagttaaaaatggTCTTTTGAGGCAGAATAAAACTTCCTTGTAGGCCTTTGGATCATCTTTGTTTCTTATCTCTGAGTCTTCTGTAGTTTACAACATCCTTTTGTTGGGTCATATCCTTTGTGGTAACAAGAGCCTACCCAGGCCACAGGGACCCTGAGAAAAGGCCACCCCTTAACTCCTGTCCTTGGCCACTATCTTTTTGAAGCAGTAATCACTGCTGTGTTTCTGTTCAGATGTGGTCCACTAGGATGCCTATCTTCTTTTTAACTACCAAATGTTCCGTCTGTGCTGAGGGAATGAGGCGCTCACTGTAAGTGGTGCTAGAAGTTGTAAAATCTGCTTGTTAATCTTTAAAGATAGGGATGGCTCCGATCCAGGAGTCACACACAGTGAGTGGGAAAGCCTTCCTAtggcttctctctttctgcctcccactcccttcctggtctgatatttttttaacttcaggtACCTGGAAGAAGGCCCTTGGGAGTCCCAGAGGCTTTGCTGGGCCTGGACAGAACCCTCCAGTGGGGAGGTCCACGGTGCTGAGTCCTGGGATGGTGGGGTGGCAGAATGCTGAGCCTTGGAGGGAGCTCTTCTGCCTGGACAGGGTCTGACAGGcgagggcagaggcaggagctAGCTGCTCAGGCTGTACAGTTCATAAGCACCCGAGGGCCCGGGGCAATGTACTCCCTAAATGGCTAGAGGCATCCACTGCTACAGAGATAGAGATTACATAGGCTTCTTCTGGTTCCCTTTGTGtgtcttttatttcccctttcatttaaaaataattcttatcgGTTATTACATGCACATAGTTTAAAAttaagtacagttgacccttcaGCAACAGGGGTTTCCTGCGTAAGCCCACCTACATGTGGTCAGTGCCCCTAACACTCCTGGGCTGTTCAAGGGCCCATGGTACCGCTGAAAAGGTTCATAACAACCCCAGCAGACCCATGTTCTCCATTCCCCGGAGGCAACCTCTTGCAGCTCAGTCAGTCTTCTTGTTTCCAAATAACAGTGGGAGACTGCTTGATCTACCCATGTTAGACGTCACCTGTTGGCATCCTGTGGCTGTGGTGGTTAACTCAGCTCATTCTGCCTGGTCTCCTTCCCACAGCTGCCCCTCCTCGCCATGgcctcatgtctgtctgtctccattcctgACCTCCAGATATGCAGGTTTTTCTTTCTGGCTTTTGGTGTCAGCTGAGAGCTGTACCCTGTGGTCTGTGAGGCTGTCTAGGTGTGCAGCTCTGAGTCTGGGGACCATCAGGAGTGTccgtttttactttttttttttaccttttgaaaggtcaggttttttgttttgttttgttttttaaaaaccttttgattgatttgagcgagagagagggaacgagatcatagttgcttcacttgagttgttcattgattgcttctcgtatgtgccttgtccgggaaAGCAcggggtgacctcagcattccaggtcgacactctgtccactgtaccaccacaggccaggctcagtttatatatattttaaaacaacaggtTTTTTTGTAGCTAAACCACACTGCAGCCTGGCTCTGGTATCAACAGCAAAGCTACATGTTCCCAGGGAagtgtggcctctgccctggctTACCGCGCGGCACCTCAGATGCACCCTACATTCTGTGTCTGGGAAGGCACCTGGAGGTGACCCCGCCCGCCCCACCCCAAGTTTCTGTAGTCTctgtagtttgattttttttctcagtgagatATTCTTTAGCtaatcagaaaaaaggaaagttCAAAACAACTGAACAGCAAGGAGGGTACCCTGTGCTCTGCAAAGGCCTGGAAGGCGGATGCCCGGCCCAGCAGCACTTGCTCCGCCTTGCAGGTGGCCATGGTGGAGGTGCAGCTGGAGACGCAGTACGAGTATCCACGGCCCCTGCTCATCGCCTTCAGTGCCTGCACGACGGTGTTGGTGGCCGTGCACCTCTTCGCCCTGCTCATCAGCACATGCATCCTGCCCAACGTGGAGGCCGTGAGCAACATCCACAACCTCAACTCCATCAGCGAGTCGCCGCATGAGCGCATGCACCCCTACATCGAGCTGGCCTGGGGCTTCTCCACTGTGCTCGGCATCCTGCTCTTCCTGGCTGAGGTGGTGCTGCTCTGCTGGATCAAGTTCCTGCCTGTGGACGCACGCCACCAGCCCGGCCCCGCACCTGGCCCCGGCGGCCACACGGGCTGGCAGGCTGCCCTCGTGTCCACCATCATCATGGTGCCTGTGGGTCTCATTTTTGTGGTCTTCACCATCCACTTCTACCGCTCGCTGGTGCGCCACAAAACCGAGCGGCACAACCGCGAGATTGAGGAGCTGCACAAGCTCAAGGTGCAGCTGGACGGGCACGAGCGCAGCCTGCAGGTCGTGTGAGGGCGCAGCTCCCGGGGCTGGGGGCCAGCGGGGCAGCCTGCCCTGAGGGAGTCTCAGAAATGTGCGTTGCCAAGTGGCTGCCTGGACCCTGCCAGACTGTTCAGGACCAGAGTTTTTCTCCTGTCTCAATGCCGTAAAACCTGGATCATCTTCCCTCAGAAAATGAAAATCCTTAAATAAGAGGCTGTTGCTAAGAGCTTAAGGCAAATGAAGGCTGAGACCTTGGCCCTGGGGAACCCCGAGACAGGAGGCAGGGCTCCAGCACTGCAGTCCTCCCAGCAGTGTGGAACGAGCAGCCAGCAGTGCAGGGAGCCTGGCAGAGGCCCAGTCAGGGTAGGGCTGCATGGCATCCAACTGGCACATCTGATAGTACCAGCCTGCTGTAATGGAGGGGGACTGTGGCGATTTGATGGACACAGGATTACAGCTGGGCCTGGTGCTTCCCTCCCCTGCTCTGGAAGGAGTTGGGTGGCCCAGCTTGTAGAGATGGCAGGATGCTGGGGCACATGTCAGCCCAACAGGTGTGGTGGGAGATGTCCACGCTTGGAGGCCTGGCAGGATCAGGGAGGCGTGTGTGGGGCAGCCCACTTGAGGAGGCTGTTAACTGAGAGGTGCTCCAAGGCACACTGGACTCAAGTTCTTTCTTCCCAGCCAGCCTGGAACCCTGGCTGCACTGACCCAGCAAGGCTACCAGGTTGGGAAGGGCTCACAGTCCAGAGGCCTTCATCTCTTGGCCACAGAATGCTGTCTGAGCCTGAGTTAGCTGATCCTCTGGGCTGTGACCACAGAAGACCAGGAGCACTTGCTCAGGTGGCTGAGTGCCCATCGTGCCAGCAGTGGGAGGGGCAGTTTGGGGGACTTCCTGTCTAAACAAGGCATTGGCCTGGCTGGTCTGTTGGTGGTGTTACCAGGGGCCAGCCCTGGCCAAATGTGGGTCCTGCTCCTGACATGGAAGAACTGCAGAGAAGGCACGTCACACAGTGCTCCTTCCTGGGCCCCAGGCCTCACCACGTGCTGGGGCCCAGCTCCCATGTTTACTGCGTGCACAGCATGGGCTCTGGTGTTTTCACTAGACATCTGGTTGCCCTAGCTCATGTTCTTGGGCTGTTCACATACAGGCTACAGCTCAGCTTCTGTGTGAGCGTGCTGCTCCCCAAGCTGCTTTTAAACATGTTTACCATACCGGCCAGCAGCCATTTGGAAAAGGCggccttttcatttgttttcatagtcATCGGACTTCATGCTCTGATGGCATTCCTGTCAACAGCCTAATATTTCTGTGGGGTCTGGGTTGCTTGTGTCAAGAAACCCTGGCTGGTCTGGCTGAGGTTTCTGGGATGTGACCTGCTGGTGAGAACGTAACCCTTAGTCTGTAACCCTGAGATGCTGATGAGAACTCTGGGAGCTGTCTGAGAACCACCAGTGCCAGTGTGACACTTACAGCAGCCTAGACTCCAGGCCCGAGAAGAGCCCTGGAGTCTTCTAAAGGGTGTGTCCCTCGTATCTGCTGCAGACATCTGTCCTAACTTGCTTGCTCTCTAGTGCATGTTTCCTCTTCCCCAGCCTTGTTtaaaaggctcatctggtttaatgTGTTTGCTTTGCAAAGAATGTCAGCATCACTGCAAGCAGCCACTTTGTGTCCTGGCAGTGAAGACAGGCTGGCTCTTCCCTACAGCAGGGAGCAGGCAGCAAGCCCTTACTCTGGCCTGAGCCTTTTGAGTGGGGCCATGCTGGGCTCATTCCTGCTGCTGCTTTCTTGGCCATCTGGTATCCCTGCCCCAAGTGTGCCTGACCCATGGAATGCCACGCTCCCCACGCTGGAGAGCACTGCCAGTGCCAATGGGGCCCGTTGTTATGCCTGATCCATGGGCAAAGCTTTTAGACTGGCCACAACAGGGTCAGACACTAGGTGCCGAATGACTGTGCCACACGATTGGGGAAGATATCACATACCACGTTTAAACACGGGGAGAATAACGTTCCTGTCATTTCTTGTTCTCTCAACCAGAGTTGCTTTCCCAGCTCCAGCCTTTCTCTAGACAAGAGACAAAGAATTTCCGTGGGAACAGAGATGACAGTGGGTCCGGGGACTAGTGCTGGGGACAACTTCAGGGTCTCCCTGGAGCTTGTTAGGAGATGGAAGATAAGCTACTAGTTGGAGCTGCAGGAACAACTCAGCAGGGCAGTTTAGGGGAGGGGCTGGAGAATTACGGGCTAGAAATTTGGATCTGGAGGTTGAATGTGACTGGGAAGTGTTCCAGTACGGCGGCCTCTCCTGCCTCTCCGTGGTGAGGTGCGTGGGTCGCCCCGGGGCCAGCGCGGGCTTGCCCTAGTTCCCTCCGAGCAGAGCCTTCCTGGTGCTCATaaaacaaatgcctgcaaatacTGGAGGCCTATTCCCAAGTGGAACACAGTCTCCAGTTAGTACCTGACCAGAGATTTCAAAACTCATGTTTCTATTTTAGAAACTGTGAGGGCAGAATGTAATTTAGTGTCGTCTAGGAAGGTCTGTGGAGGATAAAACCACAGAAGCGTGAGTGGAGGTTCATCTGCAGTCCTTCCCTGTCTTGTTCTGATTATTCATTCTGCATGACACTGTGTAGACCATGTATGGTGTGCAGAGCCATGATACTGTGTAGCTCATGTATGGTGTGCAAAGCCACTGTCCTgtgtatagatttttaaaagttacccTGGATTGAACTGAATAAACAAGTTATACATTGTTTTTCCTGTTCTTGGAATGCAGATGTCCTTCCCTGGTATCTGCTGCATCCTGGACCCTCTAGCCCCTCCTGCCTCTTCCTAATTGCTGGTCACCAGCCTGTGTCCCAGGTGAGGGACTTCTTTGGAATAGAGAGACAGGTCACTCAGACCCAGACATGCCACGAGGCTCCCACCAAGTGGGGCCCCTCTGCCTGCAGCTTCTCTGCCCAAGCGGGGCTCTCCCTTTCCAGAAATACAGCAAGGGGCAGCCCCAAGTAGAGCCAAGTACCAACACAGCCATCTGGACAGGGTCAGCTTGAAGTCCTCCAGGAGAGGGGCCATCGAAGCTCTGGGCCCACTGGGCTTTCTCCAACCCCAGGAACTGTGGCTCTGGGCCGAGGCCGGCTGTCCAGCAGTGGTGCAGACCCCTCCCTTGGTCTGGTGGTACTCATGAGGAAGCTCCCAGGCTGTTTTATAACAAAgaatttgtccttttctttttttggtcataGAATTTCTGTTCATTGCTCTTAAGAATTAGGTGTGACAAGCGACTGGCACCACTGTATACAAAAATTCTGCCAATACAGGGGGCCAGGCTGCCTCTGCAGCCCAGATGGAAGGGCATCAAAGGCCTGGGCTCGGGCAGAGCTTTGGGCTAGCAGAATGCTCTTTGGACCACTTCTCCAGGGAGCCTAGCAAGCCTGATGTGGCCAGGCCCACTCACCATCCAGCTGACCTGCTGAAAGAAGACTCATTCCTGATTCAGATGCTTCCAgaaggttggggggaggggggagggtccaCAGAGACCTGGGTAGGGCCCAGCAGGGTGAGATGGGACAAGACTGAGCCTAGTCTACTCTAGAGCTGTTTAGAACATGCTGAATCCTTTTCAGCCCCTGCTGTCCCCACAGGGGGCTGGGGACACGGTACAGGCAGTTTCTGTACAAGTCTTGCCAAAAATAACCCAGAGGGTCCTCCCTGGACTGAGCTCAGCATCACACCCTGTAAACAATAGCCAGCCCCTTGTTTCCTCAACATCTTTCCAAAGGGCAGGCTGAGGAACATCATCCCATGTCGCCAACTTATTCTGGAAAAGGACACTGCAGGAACTGCCCTCGACTGGATGCTGCTGTATTAGTAGACCCCTGCCTCCTCCTAGTCTGAGAATGCAAGAACATTAGCACAGACGGGACAATCTGTACAACAAAGGTCTGGTGCTTAAGGAAAGCAGGACTAGCTACCCAGAATATGGAGGTTAAGCAGACATTTACCCAGGCTGTGGCAGCTGGGGTCACCCTGTCCCATTAGAAACGTGCAGGACAGCAGCTGCAGTGGTGCCAAGGAGCGGCTCTGGAGGAAGCACCCCAGCCcggccagcccccagccccatccCAGCGGGTGGCATAGGCAAGGGTGGCTTCGGGGAGACAGTGGGCACCTAGGGCCTGACGGTCTTCACGTAGCAGCTTGAAGGACAAACTTAGTTAGGGATCCCGACTTGACTCTGTGATGGAGCACTTCCTAAAGTGTGCTCTGTGAGATGTAGGAACGGCCGAGTGTGAAACATCTGGCAAGCACTAGGAGATTCCAGGAGAAACAGGCTTCTCTGTTGAGTGACTCCCCAGCCTGAACAGGCCTCTACCTGACAGGTCTTGCTGTGCAGCATTTCCCAAACATCCATTCCCACAGAGCCCTTTATTGGCAGAGCATCTGACAGGCCCTGTCCAGGGGCGCGTTGCTCTACGGCCCAGCCTCCTAGTGCAGAGGCTCCCCACTGGGTCTTCACAGGGTTCTCTGGTCCATGCCAGTGGCTCAGCAGCTGTGATGCCACTTCACaagcagggcagtggccagtggcTCCCCCAACCTTCCAGCTCTCTAAGTTCCAGAGTGACTATGAAGACCAGTGCCAACCACAAAACTTTCCAGGCTAAGATGGGGTATAGGTCCCTCAAGTTTGGCTCCCAGCAAGTGGCGGGTGAGCCAAGTGTACTGTGTCATAAGCATTAGGAGAGAGGGCTGGCCACGCAGGCCCAGGGAGCAGTGTCATCTCCCTCCGCCTCCAGAGCCTGCACACCCATGGGGGCAGCCACCCATTCAGGTGAGCACCAGTCACAGCAGCAGCACCCAATGGTGGAATACCTTGTGCTATGCTGGGAGCTGGAGAATTCTCCCCTACTTTCTAACACCGTTACAtgaggtggaggtggggtgggctCCAATGTATCAATCTCgatttccctctcctctctgcatcCTGCACCCCAAAGTTGGGTCAAGCATGACCCAGGCAGAGTCTGACTCAGAAGCTGTCACCAGCGCTGAAATCTGAAACAGTAATAACCTCCAATGTACCAATTCCACACTCTGATTTGACACGCTACCAAATGGAGGGACTACGAGGTAGGGGATCAGGAAACCCCACTGAGAGATGAATAAAGGAAAACATGGTTTTAAGTgatgccaacattttttttttttgtatttttctgaagctgcaaacggggagaaacagtcagacagactcccgcatgcgcccgaccaggatccacccggcacgcccaccaggggcgacgctctgcccaccagggggcgatgctctgcccctccagggcatcgctctgtcgcgaccagagccactctagcgcctggggcagaggtcaaggagccatccccagcgccccggccatccttgctccaatggagccttggctgcgggaggggaagagagagacagagaggaaggagggggtgggggtggagaagcaaatgggcgcttcccctatgtgccctggctgggaatcgaacccgggtcccccgcatgccaggccgacgctctaccactgagccaaccggccagggccagatgccaACATTTTTTAAACTCAAATTATGCCACTTCCTTCAAACTGTGACAAATGAACCCAAACAAGTGGCCACAGTCAGTGCAGCTCAAGGGAGACTGACCTGAGGCACGTCCCTATCAAAACCAGTTCCCAGCAGGGCTCACACTGCTGTGCGTCATAGGGTGTCCGCAGTCTTCTCTGAAAGCCTACTGAGCTGGGAAGAAAGACCCTTGTGCTGGACTCCGCCCTTCAATCCTGGCAAAGGGTCATCTCTGGAACTGGCATCCCTGGCCAGGTCCAGTGCGGGCTCCTGTCCCCAGCAGGCAGCTCACATAGGTCTCccctgaaaggagagagagattcgCAGGAGCTCCTGCCCGAGTTCTTGCTGCTTCCCACCGGAACGGaactcagcagacagctccctgAAGGTGGCGCACACACGGCGGGCCTCGATGTGTCTGCGGTGGATGGCATGTTTCCACTGGTGCCGTGCGGCTCCGCTGAGTACAAGCAGAGAGCGGCGGGGTAAGGGGATGGCCACCTCCACCTCCTGGCACAGGA
Proteins encoded in this region:
- the ORAI2 gene encoding protein orai-2 isoform X1; amino-acid sequence: MTPTLRSPGPCAARRGLGGRGRGPRPAWLPIMSAELNVPVDPSAPACSEPGHKGMDYRDWVRRSYLELVTSNHHSVQALSWRKLYLSRAKLKASSRTSALLSGFAMVAMVEVQLETQYEYPRPLLIAFSACTTVLVAVHLFALLISTCILPNVEAVSNIHNLNSISESPHERMHPYIELAWGFSTVLGILLFLAEVVLLCWIKFLPVDARHQPGPAPGPGGHTGWQAALVSTIIMVPVGLIFVVFTIHFYRSLVRHKTERHNREIEELHKLKVQLDGHERSLQVV
- the ORAI2 gene encoding protein orai-2 isoform X2, translated to MSAELNVPVDPSAPACSEPGHKGMDYRDWVRRSYLELVTSNHHSVQALSWRKLYLSRAKLKASSRTSALLSGFAMVAMVEVQLETQYEYPRPLLIAFSACTTVLVAVHLFALLISTCILPNVEAVSNIHNLNSISESPHERMHPYIELAWGFSTVLGILLFLAEVVLLCWIKFLPVDARHQPGPAPGPGGHTGWQAALVSTIIMVPVGLIFVVFTIHFYRSLVRHKTERHNREIEELHKLKVQLDGHERSLQVV
- the ORAI2 gene encoding protein orai-2 isoform X3, which translates into the protein MVEVQLETQYEYPRPLLIAFSACTTVLVAVHLFALLISTCILPNVEAVSNIHNLNSISESPHERMHPYIELAWGFSTVLGILLFLAEVVLLCWIKFLPVDARHQPGPAPGPGGHTGWQAALVSTIIMVPVGLIFVVFTIHFYRSLVRHKTERHNREIEELHKLKVQLDGHERSLQVV